The uncultured Methanolobus sp. sequence TGCGCGAAGACGCCTGATACGTTCTTCCGTAGCAGGATGTGTCCTGAACAGGTTCATCAGTGATCTGCCTTTCAGTGGATTTACAATGAACATGTGCGCAGTGGTCTCTGATGGCTGTACATCGCCTCTTCTTTGATGATAGCTGCCGCTCCCATGCTCAAGTTTCTCAAGGGCGCTGGCAAGAGCCCATGGTTTCTGTGAGATCTGTGCTCCTTCTTCATCAGCCGCGAATTCCCTTGATCTGGAGATCGCGAGCTGGATGACAGTTGCTGCCAGAGGCGCTACTATTGCAAGTGCCAGGAATCCGATGATGTTTCCGCCACCTTCGCTGTCCCTTCCGCCAAAGCCGCCGAATATAGCAGCCCATTTGACCCAGGTTGCTATCATTGTGATAACACCGGCAATTGTTGCTGCAACCGCGCTGATAAGCGTGTCTCTGTGTTTTACGTGT is a genomic window containing:
- a CDS encoding zinc metalloprotease HtpX, encoding MIAFVFAVIMNFGSYWYSDKIVLKMYRAQEVTAAEAPQLYEIVQKLAMRAGLPMPKVYIVNTSMPNAFATGRDPQHAAVAATTGILNLLSAEELEGVLAHELAHVKHRDTLISAVAATIAGVITMIATWVKWAAIFGGFGGRDSEGGGNIIGFLALAIVAPLAATVIQLAISRSREFAADEEGAQISQKPWALASALEKLEHGSGSYHQRRGDVQPSETTAHMFIVNPLKGRSLMNLFRTHPATEERIRRLRAM